TCTTTTAAATTCTTTTATCCGCAACTAGAGAATAAATAATTTCTTCATATTTTCAAAAAAATGTAAATTTATTATTCATTTTACTTTTCAAAAATTAAACACAAAATGAAGTTTCCAACGACAGCAGAAGATATCAAAGATGAGCTTTTTAAATCTGTGGATATGATAGATAAACTTGGAGATTTAAGAATTCAACAATTAATTGAAATTTTACACAAAGTAAAAGATTCAATAATTATTGAAGGCATTATTCAGATTTTTGAGAATGAAGAAAGAACTAATTCTATTTATACCGACCAAAAATATGCTGGATTGATTCTAAAAAAAATTAATCCAAAAACAGAAGAAAATATTGAATTATTAATACATCGAGTTTTAAAAAATTGGAATAAAAGTGTTGAAGAATTACCTTTTTGGCTAAAAGATAATTATGGCTTTGAAAATCTAAAAAAAGCTTTTTTTGATATTGAAAGCAAAGGTTTATCACAATTAGAATTGGAGAATTTAAAAACAATGAAATGGTTCTTAAGAATCTAAAATATTAATTTTTAAAATATGACACCAAATAAACAAACCGTAAACGAATATATGGAAGCTTTTAGAGTAAGCGACCATAAAAGAATTTTAGATTTTTGACCGATGATATTATTTGGGAAATGCCTGGAATTTATCAGCATGTAGGCAAAGAAGAATTTGATAAAGAAATCGAAAATGAAAACTTTGTGGGAAGTCCAACCATTCAAATTTTTAAATTAATTGAAGAAAACAATACCGTAATTGCTGAAGGAGCTGTTCAGGGAAATATGACAAATGGAGGCAAACTTGATGCCGTTTTCTGCGATGTTTTTGAAATGGAAAACGGAAAAATTAAAAAACTTACCTCCTATTTAATGTCGAAAAATGCTAATTTAAAATTTGAATAATCGACACTTCTGAATCATCAAAAAATATTTTTATATCTTTGCATCATTAAATAAGCCGCACAATCTCTATGTGAATAAAAATTTCTTTCGGACAATTTTAAGGTAAGCTGAAAATCGGCTTGCATATTTGTTTATTCCTTTAAGAAAGAAATTATGGTTATTTTACAGAATATCTCATACGCGCATGCGAACAAAGAACTTTTGTTTGATGCAATCACTTTTACAATCAACAATCAGGATAAAATTGCCTTAATTGGCAATAACGGTGTTGGAAAATCAACTTTATTAAAAATTATCGCTGGAGAATTACAGACTTCAGAAGGTCTTATAAAAACCGATGCCGTGCCTTATTACATTCCGCAGATTTTCGGACAGTTTAATCATTTAACAATTGCTCAGGCATTAAATGTCGAAGAAAAACTAAATGCCTTTCAGGAAATTCTAATTGGAAATGTTTCCGAAGAAAACCTTAACCTGCTAAACGACGACTGGACAATCGAAGATCGCTGTAATGAAGCTTTACACTATTGGCAGCTTGATAATTTACAACTCGATCAAAAACTGGAAACGCTTAGCGGCGGACAAAAAACAAAAGTTTTTCTGGCCGGAATTTCGATTCATCAACCTGAACTTGTTTTGTTAGATGAACCGAGTAATCATTTAGATACTGCAGGCCGAAAACTATTATATGATTTTATTAAAAGTACTTCAAGTACCTTACTAATAGTGAGTCATGATCGAAAATTGCTGAATTTATTACCTTCCGTTTTTGAGCTTACGAAACACGGAATCAATGTTTATGGCGGAAATTACGATTTTTATACAGAACAAAAGCAAATCGAAAATAATGCTTTAAGCCACGATATTCAAAGTAAAGAAAAAGCACTTCGTAAAGCCAAAGAAAAAGAGCGTGAAACGCTTGAACGCCAGAACAAACTAGATTCACGAGGCGAGAAAAAACAAAAGAAAGCCGGAGTTTCGCGCATTATGATGAATACGCTGCGAAATAATGCCGAAAACAGTACCGCAAAAACAAAAGGGGTTCATGCAGAAAAAATAGGTGGTATTGCTAAAGATTTGCAAGATCTTCGTTCGGCTTTGCCAGAAATTGACAAAATGAAATTTGGTTTCGAAAAAACGGATCTTCATAAAGGTAAAATCCTTTTCACAGCCAAAAATATTAACCATAATTTTAAAGATCAATTATTATGGAAAGAACCTCTTGATATTCAAATTACAAGCGGTGAAAGAATTGCGATAAAAGGGTTAAATGGTTCTGGAAAAACAACTTTAATCAAAATGATCACTGGGAAAATTGAACCCAAAATGGGAACAATTTCTAAAGCGGAAGCCAAAATAATTTATATCGATCAAGATTATTCCTTAATCGAAAACGAATTGACGGTTTACGAGCAGGTTCAAAAATTTAACGATTCAGGTTTAGAAGAACATACCTTAAAAATGAAACTGAATAAATTTCTATTCTCTCAAAATGATTGGGACAAATCTTGTACCGCTTTAAGCGGAGGCGAAAAAATGCGTTTATTACTTTGCTGTTTAACCATTAATACAAAAGCGCCGGATATCATTATTTTAGACGAACCAACAAACAATCTTGATATTCAGAATATCGAAATCCTAACAGCCGCAATCAACGAATATCAGGGAACTTTAATTGTAGTTTCGCATGATGATTTGTTTTTAGAAGAAATAGGAATCGAGGAGTTTATACAGGTTTAGTTTCAAGTTTCAAGTTTCAGGTTTCACGTTATTTTTTTGGAGTTATAAGCTTAATTAACTTGAAACTTGAAACTTGAAACCTAAAACAAAATCTTAAACAAAACCTTATCCCAGCCATCCTTCTCGATCCAGACTTCTGTATTGAATAGCTTCAGAAATATGATACGAAACCACATTTTCAGAATGATCTAAATCAGCGATTGTGCGTGCCACTTTCAATATTCTGTCATAAGCTCTCGCAGAAAGATTCAAGCGTTCCATGGCATTTTTCAGAAGTTCTTTTAATTGTTCATCCAAAACACAAAACTCACGGATTAGTTTACTACTCATTTGCGCATTGTAATGTATGTTTTCGATTCCTTCAAAACGTTTGGTTTGAATTTCTCTAGCGGCCGTTACACGTTTTCGGATTTCAACACTACTTTCGGCTTTGCGGTCATCAGCTAACTTTTCGAAAGAAACTGGTGTTACTTCAATATGAATATCGATTCGATCTAAAAGCGGACCTGAAATCTTGCTCATGTATCGCTGCATTTCATGCGGAGAGGAAGTATTCGGCATACTCGGATCGTTAAAAAATCCGCTTGGACTTGGATTCATACTAGCCACCAACATAAATGACGATGGATACGTAACCGTAAATTTCGCTCTTGAAATCGTAACTTCACGATCTTCAAGCGGCTGACGCATTACTTCTAAAACATCTCTTTTAAATTCCGGTAATTCATCTAAAAACAAAACACCATTATGTGCCATTGAAATTTCGCCTGGCTGTGGATAACTTCCGCCACCCACAAGTGCAACATTCGAAATAGTATGATGCGGACTTCTAAACGGACGCTGATTCATCAAACCTACTTCTTTCAGCTTTCCTGCCACACTATGAATTTTTGTTGTTTCGAGTGCTTCACGCAAGGTCATAGGCGGTAAAATACTCGGGACACGTTTTGCAAGCATGGTTTTTCCTGCTCCCGGCGGACCTATTAAAATGATGTTATGTCCCCCTGCTGCTGCAATTTCCATACAACGTTTGATGCTTTCTTGTCCGCGGACATCTGAAAAGTCAAATTCTGGAAAATCTAATGTTTTGTAAAATTCGGCGCGAGTATCGATAACGGTAGGTTCAAGAGTGCCTTTTCCATTGAAGAAATCAATTATTTCCTGAAGATTAGAAACGCCATATACATCTAAATCTGATACGATTGCGGCTTCTTTTACATTTTGAATGGGCAGAAAAAAACCTTTATATCCTTCTTCTTTTGCTTTTATGGCAATAGGCAAAGCCCCTCGAATAGGCTGTAAACTTCCGTCAAGCGAAAGTTCTCCCATAATTATATATTGTTCGATTTCAGGGGCTTCTATTTGATCTGAACCAACCAAAATCCCCATAGCAAGTGGCAAATCATAAGCAGAGCCTTCTTTTCTTAGATCAGCAGGAGCCATATTTATCGTGATTTTTTTTCCTGGAAAACTTAATCCGTTGTTTTTTAAAGCGGCTGCGATTCGGTAACTGCTTTCTTTTATGGCATTATCCGGAAGTCCAACTAAATGATAACCAATCCCTTTATCCATGTGCACTTCGATTGTAATAGTTGTAGCTTCAACTCCAAAAACGGCACTTCCGTAAATTTTTACTAACATAAATAAATTCTTATAAAAAGGTAAAAATATCTAATTAAAAAAGAATGAGAAAAAATATTTGTAAATATTTTATTACTTTTTATAATTAAATAAAATTCTAATCTTAAATTTCTATAAATGATTTCATTATTTTATTTATGTTTATAAAATAATTCTAACGACAACCAAAAACTCAATTAATGAAAAAAACTTTACTTTTAATTCTTATCGCTACAGCCACCATTGGATCTACGTTTGCTTTAGTATATTATATTAAAATAGATAAGTTTTCATTTGCCTGGGCTTTAAACTTTTTGCTGATGCTTTTTGTAACTTACTTTACGGATGCACTAAAAAGCCCGCTTGCTTCTTCGTATTACGATGAAAAAACTTGGGAAAAAAGAGGAAAGGTTTACGAGAATCTTGGTATAAATATTTTTAGAAAATTATTAGTTTTGGTTGGCTGGGAAAAAGTAATCCGAAAAACTTTTCCAATCGAAAAAAACACAAAATCTTTAGAGAAACTATATTATCAAACCAAAAAATCAGAACTGGATCATCTTATAATTTTAATTATAGTATTAGGATTTAATGTTTTCGTGGCACTTGAATTTGGATTTGTCAAATCGCTATCATTATTAGTATTAAATCTGCTGCTTAATCTTTATCCAATTTTCCTTCAAAGATATAATCGTCCAAGAATTGCGAAGGCGCTCAGATTAAGTTTGAGAAAATAACTTTATGATCTAATTCTAACTTCCTCAACTATTCTGCTTAAATCCAAACTATTTTGATGCGACCAAAGTTTGCTTTCAATTTGATTGTTTCGAATACAGGTATGGCATTCGATAATTTCATGTGAATATCCTTTTCCTAAAGTTGGCAAAGTAAAAACAGCTTCTTTTTCTTCGTTTTTAAATAAAGAATAACCATCGGCTACAAACCAAGGAGCATTTAATTCTATTCTTCCCAATGTTCCTGAGATTATAGCTTTCATATCAGAATCAGAAACAATAGACGCATGCAAAATCGCCTGCGCCGATTCGTATTGAAGTATTATCGAAGTCTGTAAATCAATATCGTTGGCATGTTTTATCGCTTTTGCTAGAATCTCTTTGGGTTTTCCAAGTAATAAATAAGACAGAAACAGCGGATAAACTCCAATATCAAACAGCGCTCCTCCTCCTAATTCTTTATCGAAAAGACGTTTGTGTTCGGTTTCACTTCCGTAGAAGGCAAAATCGGCTTTAATGTAATTTACCTTTCCAATATTACCATCATTTATTTTCTGTAAAACATCTTGAACAGATGGAATAAAACGTGTCCAGAATGCTTCCATAAAAAAGGTATTGTATTTTTTAGAAACTTCTATCATGCGTTCAGCATCTTTATAAGATAATGCCATTGGTTTTTCACATAAAACATGTTTATTATTTTCGAGTGCCTTTATTGATAATTCGGCATGTGAATTATGAGGCGTTGCAATGTACACAATATCAACTTCAGGATCATTAAAAAGTAAATCATAAGATTTGTAAGCTTTAGGGGCTTTGTATTTTTCTGCAAATTCTTTGGCTTTAGAAAGGTCTCTCGAGGCCACAGCAATTAATTGTGCATCTTCAATTAATAATAAGTCTGCTGCGAATTGATGTGCAATATTTCCGAGGCCGACAATTCCCCATTTAATCTTATGATTTTTCATTCTTAAATTTTAATTACAAAATTTGTTAAAAACATCAAATATACTTCATCAAACTTAACTATTAGATGTTTTTAAGCATTAAACTTCAACTTTAACTCAAAAAAACGTATCAAAAAATTAAGAAAAATAACCAATTTAAAAGCAATAGAAAAAAAATTGCTGCTAAAATGTAAATTTTAAGTTTGTTTTAAGAAATTCATGCAAATTTTAAGGGGTCAAATTTTAAAATTAACAAAAATTAAACATTAAACCCTATTTTTTTAGGGGGTATCAAATCATTTTATACTTTTATCAAAAATTTTAAAACTAAATAACTATGCGAAAAATTATTTTAAGTGTGATTCTTATCACTATTTTGGTACTAACCTTTATATCAAACTTTATTATTGCTGACAACCCCATTCCAGCAGAAGCTGTAAAGTTTGATACAGGAGATACTGCCTGGATGATCGTTGCAACTGCATTTGTATTGTTAATGACTCCTGGTTTAGGATTTTTCTATGGAGGTATGGTTGGTAAGAAAAACGTAATTAGTACTATGCTGCAAAGTTTTATGGCAATGGTAATTGTTACAATTTTATGGACTGTTGTTGCTTTTGGTTTGGCTTTTGGACCAACAATTGGAGGAATTATCGGAAACCCTTCTGAGAATTTGTTCTTTGCAGGAGTTGGAACTAATACTGCATGGAGCCTTGCACCAACGATTCCATTTATTTTATTCGCATTATTCCAGGCAAAATTCGCTATCATTACTCCTGCATTAATTACAGGTGCATTTGCAGAGCGTGTACGTTTCTGGGCTTATTTATTATTCATGGTTTTATTTATATTATTGATATATGCGCCGCTTGCTCATATGACTTGGCATCCTGATGGAGTTTTCTTTAAAATGGGAGTATTAGACTTCGCTGGTGGAACAGTAGTTCACATGAGTGCTGGATGGGCTGCATTAGCGGGAGCTATCTTCTTAGGAAAAAGAAAAGTTCAAAAAGTGAATCCTGCGAGAATTACATATGTATTATTAGGAACAGGTTTACTTTGGTTTGGATGGTTTGGTTTTAACGCTGGATCTGCATTAGGAGCAAATGGTCTTGCTGCTCAAGCTTTAGGAACCACTACGGTTGCTGCCGCTGCCGCTGCAATGGCTTGGGTTTTCCTTGATAAAATTTTAGGTCACAAATTATCTGCTCTTGGAGCTTGTATTGGAGCTGTTGTAGGTCTTGTGGCTATCACACCTGCTGCTGGTTTCGTAAGTATCCCTCACGCAATCTTCATCGGTTTATTCTCTGCAATTGTAAGTAACATTGTAGTAAGCAAATTCCCTAAAGGTAAAATTGATGATGCCCTTGATGTATTTGCTTGTCACGGTGTTGGTGGTATGGTAGGTATGCTTTTAACTGGTGTTTTCGCTTCAAAAGCAATCAATCCTGCTGTTGGAGATAATCAAGGTTTAATCTTCGGAACTCCAACATTATTCATCAATCAGTTAATTGCTTTAGTTGTCGTTTCAATCTTCGCATTTGTAGCTTCTTATGTATTGTTTTTCATTGTAAACAAAATTACACCGCTAAGAGTTACTGAAGAAAAAGAAGAACTAGGATTAGATATTTCTCAACACGGAGAATTCTTATAAGATTTAATTTTCACTTTCGTTACTTGATAAAAAAAGCACTCTAAATTTGACTTAGAGTGCTTTTTGATTATAAAATATTTTAGATTGTAGATTGATGATTGCTGATTTTAGATTGTGGATTTTAAATTTTCTAATATAGCTGCAGATTATAAGATAGTGTTTAAACCCAAACAACAAACAACAAACAACAAACAACAAACAACTACTACTTAAAATTCGAAATCCCTTCTTTCAGCCATTTCAAATATTCATCAGCACTTACGTAACTGATTGTTGGTTTAGAAGCGTTTAAATTGTTTGCTTCCAAATCTGTAATTACATATAAAGGCTGTGTGTTAGTTTTATATTTTGAAATCATAAAATCTGTCCATTTATCTCCTGCCGTAATGATTTTATCTCCAGCTTCAGTTGTAAACTGCTCTTCTTTTGGCAATTCACGTTTGTCATCTACATAAAGCGAAATCAAAACCACATCATTTTTCAGAATGGGAAGAATCGTTGGTTCAGACCAAACATTATTCTCCATTTTTCTACAGTTTACGCAAGCATACCCAGTAAAATCAAGCATAATTGGTTTATTAATTGCTTTTGCGTAAGCTAATCCATCCTCATAATCGTGAAAAACCATAATTCCGTGCGGACCTAATTCGGCACCTTCCGGCATTCCTTTTCCAGCTTCAGAAGAAACTCCATTAACAGAACCTCCTACTCCAAACGGGCTTTCACTGTAGGTTGGAGGCGGCGGAAATGCACTTATTAATTTCAAAGGTGCACCCCAAAGTCCTGGAATTAAATACATCGTGAACACTAAAGTCAACAATCCTAAATACAGTCTTCCAACCGAAATATGATGCGTAGGACTATCATGAGGCAATGTAATTTTTCCGAATAAATATAAAGTAAGCGCACCGAAAATAGCAATCCAAATCGCAATAAAAACTTCTCTTTCTAAGAAATGCAATTGTAAAACTAAATCAGCGTTTGATAAAAATTTGAATGCGAAAGCCAATTCTAAAAACCCTAGGACCACTTTTACTGTATTCAGCCATCCGCCAGATTTTGGTAATGAATTTAACCAGCCCGGGAACATAGCAAATAACATAAACGGAAGTGCCAGTGCAGATGAGAATCCTAACATTCCCACAATTGGAGCAATTCCTCCGTTTGAAGCCGCATCCACTAATAACGTTCCTACAATTGGTCCTGTGCAAGAAAATGATACAATTGCAAGCGCCAATGCCATAAATAAGATTCCAACTATACCGCCTTTATCTGCTTGTTGATCTGCTTTGTTTGCCCATGAATTTGGAAGCATAATTTCGAAAGCCCCCAAAAATGATGTAGCAAAAACCACTAAAATCACAAAGAAAATCAGGTTAAACCAAACATCTGTAGACAAAGCGTTTAAAGCATCGGCACCAAATATTTTAGTCACGATAAGACCTAAAATCACATAAATAGCAATAATTGAAAGTCCGTAGAAAATAGCATTTCTAATTCCTTTTGCTCGGCTTTTACTTTGTTTAGTGAAGAAGCTCACCGTCATAGGAATCATTGGGAAAACGCATGGCGTTAATAATGCCGCGAATCCTGATATAAAAGCTATAAAAAAGATTGACCACAAACTTCTTGCTGGTGCAGAGGCAGGGATTTCTTCTTTTGCTGTTTGTGCTGTTTCAGTTTTTGGCTGTGCTGCTGCTTCTTTTTTAATAGTATCAATCGCCAGACCTGTCACTTTTGTTTCATCCAATTTAGCTTCTGTTAAAGCAGGAACTTCATCCATTTTGAAAGTAGAAGGTACTGAAATTGAAAATTTCTTGCTTGAATTGATACAAACTTCTTTACAAACCTGAAAATCAAAATCAACATCAACCGTTTTTAAGTTTGGATTGATGATTTTTATTTCTTGTTCGATGTGTGCTTTTCCTTCAAAGAAAGTCTCGTCTACACCGAAAACATCATTAAAAGCCGTTCTGGTTTTACCTTCTTTGGCTTTTCCAACTAACTCATAATTTCCTTTCTGGTTTTTAAACGTAATTTCCAAAGCTAGAGGTCCGCCATCTGGTGTAAACTGCGAATACATATGCCAGTCTTTTTCGATTACGGCATCAAAAATCAATAAGGCATTGTTTCCTTTTTTCTCAATTTTTGACGTCCATTTTACAGGTTCGAGTATTTGGGCATTACTATTTAAAGCAAAAAAGAAAAACAGTAAAAAAACTGTGATTCTGTTCCAGATACTTCTTGAAGTTATCGTGTTTAGGTTTTGATTAAAGTTCATTATTGCATTTCTATTTTAAGTATTTTATTTGTGGTATTTTCAATTTTAAAACGTTCGTCCTGTCTGATTCCGATTACCCATACAATTTTATCTCCCGACCATAAAATCCATGTTTTTTCTTTTTCAATCAGGGATAATTTCTCGTCTTTAAAAAGTTTGCTGACTTTTTTTGACTTACCATTCATTCCAAAAGGCTGGAAAATATCACCCTCATTCCATTTACGTAATATAAGTGGAAAATGGATTTTTTCAGCGTCGACAAATATAGTTCTATTTGAACCGAATGTTGTGTGACCTACGTTACAAAGTGTCATTTTTAAGGGAAAATTAACTTCTGTATCGTTTTCAGAAATTTCAAATTCTTCTTTTTCTGATGTTCCCGAAAAGGGCGTTAAAATCAACATTTCTCTGTTTTTCAACAATCTGAATTCTTCTGCAAAAATTTGTTTTCCAGACTGTCCTTCCACTAAATCATAGATATCGTTCCAAGCCGAAAATCCAAATTCTTTCAGCCATTGGTACAAATATGATTTATAATTCGGAAGTTTTTTAAGCTGATTCAAATCGAAATGAATATCATCTCCAGCTTCTTTAGCAACTTGCTGATATACCATAATTGAAGCATCTTCCACCATTTCATTTGATTCCTGCAGAAAAGATTGTGTTTTCTGAAAAGCATCCAAAAAATTAGGATTGATTTCTTTTAAAATGGGAACTAAATCATGACGAATTTTATTTCGAAGATATTTAGTCGAAGCATTACTGCTGTCTTCTCTCCATTCTATTTTGTGCTCTTCAGCGTATTTCAAGATTTCATCTCTAGAAAATGGAAGCAGCGGACGGATTATTTTATCGTTTTGTTCTGGAATTCCAGTTAATCCTTCTAATCCAGTTCCTCGCGTTAAGTTGATAATAAAAGTTTCCAGATTATCATCGGCGTGATGAGCAGTTAATAGAAAATCAAAGTTTTTTTCTTCTAAAAGTTCATAAAACCAGCTGTAGCGAAGTTCTCTTGCTGCAACTTGTATCGAAACTTTGTAATCATTGGCAAAAGCTTCGGTATCAAATTGGGTCGTAAAAATTTTGATATTGTTTTGATCGCAATAGTTTTGAATAAATTCTTGATCTCCAAAACTTTCTAGTCCGCGAAGCTGAAAATTGCAATGCAGAACTGCTATTTCGTAGTTTAATTGTTTAAATAAATGCAATAAAACCATACTGTCTAATCCGCCGCTTACAGCGAGAAAAAGCTTTTTCTCTGCCAAAAAAGGAAAACGGGAAACGATATGATTTTTGAATTTTGAAAACATTCTATAAAAGTAAAAAATTAAATTCGATCTATTTTTAAATGAAATGTTAAGCATTGTTTTCTGCCACGAATTCACGAATTATTTTTTTTATGCAGATGGCGCAATTTTTACCACAAATTAGCGCAAATTATTTTTACGTTGCGATTATTAATAATTCGTAACCCGAGCGATAGCGAATAGACGAAGTAATTCGTGGCGAAAAAAAATTATTGTAAAACTTCGTGCATTGCTTTTGCTTTCAGTAAACATTCTTCGTATTCTTTTTCAGGGACAGACTGCGATGTTATGGCACTTCCTACTGAAAATGAAACGTATTGTTTTTCTTGATTGTATAAAATACTTCTGATTACGACATTAAAATCAAAATCACCTTCTGGCGAAAAATAACCAACCGCACCGCTGTACAGTCCGCGTTTGGTTTCTTCGAGGTTTTCAATAATCTTCATTACAGAAATCTTGGGAGCTCCGGTCATACTTCCCATTGGAAAAGTGGATTTTAAAACATCAACAGCCGAATATTGCTGATCTAATTTTGAAATAACCGTTGAAATCATTTGGTGTACCTGCAGAAACGAATAAATTCCGCAGAGTTCTTTTACCTCAACCGAACCTTTTTGCGCTGTGTGCGAAAGATCGTTACGTACCAAATCTGTTATCATGATATTTTCAGCACGCTCTTTTTCGTCTGAAGCTAAACTATTTTTTGATTTTTCATCTTCAATTGGATCAGCAAATCTTCTAGAGGTTCCTTTGATTGGCTGAGAAATAATGGTTTCTCCAACTTTTTTCAAATACCTTTCCGGCGATGCTGAAAGCAGAAAATGTTTGTGATTTTTAAAGAAAACTGAAAACGGCGCTTGTGAAATTTCATTTAGTTTTCTGAATTTTTCTAACGGATTTATAATGGCATTTTCGGCATAAAATTCCATACAGAAATTTGCTTCATACATATCACCAATATGAATGTGATGCAGCATTTGATTTACTTTTTCTACATATACATCTTTTGAAATTCGCTGTTTAATTTCAATTTTATTTAATGAGGCAAAAGATTCAGAATAGGTTTGTATAATTTCAGTAAAATCATCTTCAAATTCATCATCACAAAAACGCAGATATTGCATTTCAAGCTGATTCTCTTTCAATAAAAAAACTTTTTTAGGCTGAAAGAAAAATAAATCGGGAAATTCTAATCCGTCAAAATTATTGGATTTTAAATCCTCAATATCATTTTTTAAGTCATACGACAAATAACCAAAAAGCCAGTCTTTAGTCGTTTGCTTGTATTGTTTTAAATCATCAAATGCATTGTGAAAATCAGTTTTAATTGATGTAAAAGCATCAACTGCCAGAATGCAATCGAAACTCGAATATTCTTCTGGATAGCCATTGCCTTCCAAAAAAACAACCTCCCGAAACTGCTGTGACCACGTTAAAAGCTGTTGTTTAAAATCGGAAGGATTTGAAATATGTTTATGAATAGAAACTCTCAAAAATGATATTTTTTTAAACTTCAAAATTACAACAAAAAAAATCCTTCGATAAAAGAATATCTAAAATTATTGGCACGCTTTTTAGTCTATCGATTTTGAATCGATTCATAAAATATTTTACACAATCAGAAACCTTTTAACCAACAAAAGTTTATTTAATCAAATTTTTAACCTTTTATGAAAACAATTACAAAACTAGGATTAACCACTTTGGTAATCACTACATTGCTTTTTTCGTGTAAAAAAGCAGATTATGCTACATCTGAAACTGCTGATTATGCGGTAGACAGTACCGCAATTTCTTCATCGGCTGCTGTTGAAAAAAAAGACAGTAATCAGAAATTTATCCGAACCGCCGATTTAAAGTTCAAGGTTAAGAATGTGGTCAAATCAACTTATGCAATCGAAAATGCGGTTCA
This is a stretch of genomic DNA from Flavobacterium endoglycinae. It encodes these proteins:
- a CDS encoding nuclear transport factor 2 family protein, whose product is MTDDIIWEMPGIYQHVGKEEFDKEIENENFVGSPTIQIFKLIEENNTVIAEGAVQGNMTNGGKLDAVFCDVFEMENGKIKKLTSYLMSKNANLKFE
- the abc-f gene encoding ribosomal protection-like ABC-F family protein encodes the protein MVILQNISYAHANKELLFDAITFTINNQDKIALIGNNGVGKSTLLKIIAGELQTSEGLIKTDAVPYYIPQIFGQFNHLTIAQALNVEEKLNAFQEILIGNVSEENLNLLNDDWTIEDRCNEALHYWQLDNLQLDQKLETLSGGQKTKVFLAGISIHQPELVLLDEPSNHLDTAGRKLLYDFIKSTSSTLLIVSHDRKLLNLLPSVFELTKHGINVYGGNYDFYTEQKQIENNALSHDIQSKEKALRKAKEKERETLERQNKLDSRGEKKQKKAGVSRIMMNTLRNNAENSTAKTKGVHAEKIGGIAKDLQDLRSALPEIDKMKFGFEKTDLHKGKILFTAKNINHNFKDQLLWKEPLDIQITSGERIAIKGLNGSGKTTLIKMITGKIEPKMGTISKAEAKIIYIDQDYSLIENELTVYEQVQKFNDSGLEEHTLKMKLNKFLFSQNDWDKSCTALSGGEKMRLLLCCLTINTKAPDIIILDEPTNNLDIQNIEILTAAINEYQGTLIVVSHDDLFLEEIGIEEFIQV
- a CDS encoding YifB family Mg chelatase-like AAA ATPase, which encodes MLVKIYGSAVFGVEATTITIEVHMDKGIGYHLVGLPDNAIKESSYRIAAALKNNGLSFPGKKITINMAPADLRKEGSAYDLPLAMGILVGSDQIEAPEIEQYIIMGELSLDGSLQPIRGALPIAIKAKEEGYKGFFLPIQNVKEAAIVSDLDVYGVSNLQEIIDFFNGKGTLEPTVIDTRAEFYKTLDFPEFDFSDVRGQESIKRCMEIAAAGGHNIILIGPPGAGKTMLAKRVPSILPPMTLREALETTKIHSVAGKLKEVGLMNQRPFRSPHHTISNVALVGGGSYPQPGEISMAHNGVLFLDELPEFKRDVLEVMRQPLEDREVTISRAKFTVTYPSSFMLVASMNPSPSGFFNDPSMPNTSSPHEMQRYMSKISGPLLDRIDIHIEVTPVSFEKLADDRKAESSVEIRKRVTAAREIQTKRFEGIENIHYNAQMSSKLIREFCVLDEQLKELLKNAMERLNLSARAYDRILKVARTIADLDHSENVVSYHISEAIQYRSLDREGWLG
- a CDS encoding glycosyl-4,4'-diaponeurosporenoate acyltransferase CrtO family protein codes for the protein MKKTLLLILIATATIGSTFALVYYIKIDKFSFAWALNFLLMLFVTYFTDALKSPLASSYYDEKTWEKRGKVYENLGINIFRKLLVLVGWEKVIRKTFPIEKNTKSLEKLYYQTKKSELDHLIILIIVLGFNVFVALEFGFVKSLSLLVLNLLLNLYPIFLQRYNRPRIAKALRLSLRK
- a CDS encoding Gfo/Idh/MocA family protein: MKNHKIKWGIVGLGNIAHQFAADLLLIEDAQLIAVASRDLSKAKEFAEKYKAPKAYKSYDLLFNDPEVDIVYIATPHNSHAELSIKALENNKHVLCEKPMALSYKDAERMIEVSKKYNTFFMEAFWTRFIPSVQDVLQKINDGNIGKVNYIKADFAFYGSETEHKRLFDKELGGGALFDIGVYPLFLSYLLLGKPKEILAKAIKHANDIDLQTSIILQYESAQAILHASIVSDSDMKAIISGTLGRIELNAPWFVADGYSLFKNEEKEAVFTLPTLGKGYSHEIIECHTCIRNNQIESKLWSHQNSLDLSRIVEEVRIRS
- a CDS encoding ammonium transporter, translated to MRKIILSVILITILVLTFISNFIIADNPIPAEAVKFDTGDTAWMIVATAFVLLMTPGLGFFYGGMVGKKNVISTMLQSFMAMVIVTILWTVVAFGLAFGPTIGGIIGNPSENLFFAGVGTNTAWSLAPTIPFILFALFQAKFAIITPALITGAFAERVRFWAYLLFMVLFILLIYAPLAHMTWHPDGVFFKMGVLDFAGGTVVHMSAGWAALAGAIFLGKRKVQKVNPARITYVLLGTGLLWFGWFGFNAGSALGANGLAAQALGTTTVAAAAAAMAWVFLDKILGHKLSALGACIGAVVGLVAITPAAGFVSIPHAIFIGLFSAIVSNIVVSKFPKGKIDDALDVFACHGVGGMVGMLLTGVFASKAINPAVGDNQGLIFGTPTLFINQLIALVVVSIFAFVASYVLFFIVNKITPLRVTEEKEELGLDISQHGEFL